In Brevibacillus brevis NBRC 100599, a single genomic region encodes these proteins:
- a CDS encoding efflux RND transporter periplasmic adaptor subunit encodes MKKTKLISSGVACLLGLTIISGCSSQSVDNTNSKEGRTSNESQSSPEVESIKVENSVDVQVEEVIEGELKDSGRLLAEVFANTDVSIYGKTTGTVSQILVKKGDTVKKGQVIGKLDQTEAQLKLRQAEAALAVAKANLEHSNKMGTSGELANSQLKQAEQTFASVKRTMEQGLTLAQANYNRSKKLFEEKALSKGELENAENAYLQAKNQYQSQLDQAQTALINARSQVNTADKNGRVTQASVQQGQVEVDISRNALENTLIKSTIDGIVTDIQVQEGDTINPQKPVATVINLDPMIVKVNVSEKSLASFKKGTQLNLQVPSQNIKVNGSITYVGLKAADQSKLFPVEIEVPNPKGTLLPGMKAEVSSSHGQAGILIPTDAILERNGKSVAYVVNGERVAEKEIAIASKGTEKTLIGSGVKPGDKVVIKGQSQLKDQAKIRIVP; translated from the coding sequence ATGAAGAAGACGAAGCTAATCAGCTCAGGCGTGGCATGTCTTTTAGGCTTGACCATCATCTCGGGATGCAGTTCACAATCCGTAGACAATACCAATTCGAAAGAAGGAAGAACATCAAACGAAAGCCAGTCCAGTCCTGAGGTTGAAAGCATTAAAGTGGAGAATTCCGTTGATGTTCAAGTAGAGGAAGTCATAGAAGGAGAACTTAAAGACTCCGGCAGATTGCTGGCGGAGGTATTCGCTAACACGGATGTGAGTATTTACGGCAAAACTACCGGAACCGTCTCACAAATCCTGGTGAAAAAAGGGGACACCGTAAAAAAAGGACAAGTCATCGGAAAGCTGGATCAAACCGAAGCGCAATTGAAACTGCGCCAAGCGGAGGCGGCATTAGCAGTCGCCAAGGCGAATCTAGAGCATTCCAACAAAATGGGGACGTCTGGCGAATTGGCAAACAGCCAACTGAAGCAGGCGGAGCAAACCTTTGCGAGTGTCAAGCGAACGATGGAACAAGGCTTGACGCTGGCGCAGGCAAATTACAACCGCTCGAAAAAGCTGTTTGAAGAGAAAGCTTTGTCCAAAGGTGAGCTTGAGAATGCAGAAAACGCGTATCTGCAAGCAAAAAACCAGTATCAAAGCCAGCTGGATCAGGCGCAAACTGCTTTAATTAATGCCAGGTCGCAAGTGAATACAGCCGATAAAAATGGACGAGTCACGCAAGCAAGTGTGCAACAGGGACAGGTTGAAGTGGACATCTCCAGGAATGCGTTGGAAAACACGCTGATCAAATCAACAATTGACGGCATTGTCACCGATATCCAAGTCCAAGAAGGCGATACGATCAATCCGCAAAAGCCTGTTGCAACAGTCATTAACCTTGACCCGATGATTGTGAAGGTGAATGTGTCCGAAAAATCGTTGGCTAGCTTCAAAAAAGGAACACAACTAAATTTGCAGGTTCCCTCTCAAAATATCAAGGTCAACGGCAGCATTACCTACGTGGGACTAAAGGCTGCTGACCAATCTAAGCTTTTTCCCGTGGAAATAGAAGTACCAAATCCAAAAGGTACGCTACTTCCCGGAATGAAGGCAGAAGTCTCTTCCAGCCACGGACAAGCAGGGATTCTCATACCGACAGATGCCATCCTTGAGCGAAATGGGAAATCAGTAGCCTACGTTGTGAATGGCGAGAGAGTAGCCGAGAAGGAAATCGCGATTGCTTCGAAAGGAACGGAGAAGACGCTTATCGGTTCCGGAGTGAAACCAGGAGACAAGGTAGTGATCAAGGGACAATCCCAATTAAAAGATCAGGCAAAAATTCGCATTGTTCCCTAA
- the lgrE gene encoding linear gramicidin aldoreductase LgrE: MQKMNVSQNRWLLSAKMTAEAEVLLFCFHYAGGHAGIYRDWQKKLPVQIGVCPVQLPGRSNRFLEPCYTDLSVMIRDLAEALLPYLNRPFAFFGHSMGTLVSFELARYLRKHYNLKPQHLFASGYHAPHLPDPGEAIHHLPDQEFLEGVRTMNGTPKEIFEDKEILNMLLPTLRADFSICETYRYQDGEPLESGVTAIGGWQDPDFSVTHLEAWREHTNASFQTHILEGDHFFIHSQQDQVISIVGSTLQNYIAGYRGIG; encoded by the coding sequence ATGCAAAAGATGAACGTTTCCCAGAACCGATGGCTACTCTCTGCAAAAATGACAGCAGAGGCAGAAGTGCTATTATTTTGCTTTCACTATGCTGGTGGTCACGCAGGTATTTATCGGGATTGGCAAAAAAAGCTGCCCGTTCAAATTGGCGTTTGTCCTGTGCAGCTTCCCGGCAGAAGTAATCGCTTCTTAGAGCCTTGCTACACGGATTTGTCTGTAATGATTCGTGATTTGGCAGAAGCGCTTCTTCCGTATCTAAATCGACCGTTTGCGTTTTTTGGACATAGCATGGGAACGCTGGTTAGCTTTGAACTGGCCAGATATTTACGCAAACATTACAACCTCAAGCCGCAACACTTGTTTGCATCCGGATACCATGCCCCGCATCTGCCAGATCCGGGTGAAGCCATTCATCATCTCCCAGATCAAGAGTTTCTGGAGGGAGTTCGAACAATGAATGGCACGCCAAAGGAAATTTTTGAGGACAAGGAGATTCTGAATATGCTTCTCCCTACGCTTCGGGCCGATTTCTCGATATGCGAGACGTATCGCTATCAAGACGGGGAACCGCTGGAGTCCGGAGTGACGGCCATTGGCGGTTGGCAGGACCCGGATTTTTCCGTAACACATCTCGAAGCCTGGAGAGAACATACCAACGCTTCTTTTCAAACGCATATACTGGAAGGCGACCATTTTTTCATCCATTCTCAACAGGACCAAGTCATTTCTATTGTCGGGTCAACTCTTCAAAATTATATTGCCGGGTATAGGGGGATTGGATGA
- a CDS encoding aldo/keto reductase, translating into MMTGKATREGTQRLAQANPHLFYKQFGSFDVWISQVGFGTYRIDEQDEQYQQALRKALLEGINLIDTSSMYTNGSAEKVIGHVLKQLISEEKIKREELVIVSKAGIVQGEDSEETTKRTAEGKPYQDFTTVHEGMSICIHPEYLQDQLTRSLQRLQVDTIDCYMLHNPEWYLLWAKMKKIKQQEAYDELLERMEKAFRHLEKEVESGRIQCYGVSANSFGSNVKEFDFVALDTLWDIAEKITPNHHFRVIQFPMNMYESGAILEKSHAQGKSALLFAKEKGLGVMTNRTLDVTAKDKIFRLTNIQLDLSSVIDEKEATRRIKDCLNRVDDVEDQIVYRVLPLLKMEKEDVKELKKKISSGATLRKYWKKLYSATNVQNVRNFLFEPVIEDIRNTIKKHDGLDDQTQQWLDTYKAALMETAEALKSYYAPKDYQRSLDISRELTRVKPHLMTTDNLSQAAIRTMRATPEVHSVLVGMRREHYVEDVLIELKRPLDTIMQEEDWHTMTQTLKAIIS; encoded by the coding sequence ATGATGACAGGAAAAGCAACACGAGAGGGGACACAGCGCCTAGCACAGGCCAATCCCCATCTTTTCTATAAGCAATTTGGCAGCTTCGATGTGTGGATCAGTCAGGTTGGATTCGGAACGTACCGGATTGATGAACAGGATGAGCAGTACCAGCAGGCACTCCGCAAAGCGCTGCTCGAAGGAATTAACTTGATTGACACAAGTAGTATGTATACAAATGGTAGCGCGGAGAAAGTCATCGGTCATGTGCTGAAGCAGCTGATAAGTGAAGAAAAAATAAAGCGGGAAGAGCTTGTAATCGTGTCTAAGGCCGGTATCGTCCAAGGCGAAGATTCCGAGGAGACGACGAAGAGGACAGCGGAAGGAAAACCGTATCAAGACTTCACGACGGTGCACGAAGGAATGTCGATATGTATCCACCCAGAGTACCTTCAAGACCAGCTGACACGTAGCCTGCAGCGCTTGCAGGTGGACACGATTGATTGCTACATGCTGCACAATCCAGAGTGGTATTTGCTATGGGCCAAAATGAAAAAGATCAAACAACAGGAAGCGTATGATGAATTATTAGAGCGAATGGAGAAGGCTTTTCGACATCTGGAGAAAGAAGTCGAATCAGGTCGGATTCAATGCTATGGTGTCAGTGCCAATTCGTTTGGCAGCAATGTCAAGGAATTTGATTTTGTTGCGCTAGATACCCTCTGGGACATTGCAGAAAAGATTACACCAAATCACCATTTTCGCGTCATCCAGTTTCCAATGAACATGTACGAATCTGGTGCCATACTGGAAAAAAGTCATGCGCAAGGCAAGAGTGCCTTGTTATTTGCCAAGGAAAAGGGACTTGGTGTCATGACCAACCGGACGTTAGATGTGACAGCGAAGGATAAAATCTTCCGCCTGACGAACATCCAACTAGATCTGAGCTCGGTCATTGATGAAAAAGAAGCTACTCGTCGAATCAAGGATTGTCTGAATCGTGTAGATGATGTAGAGGATCAGATCGTCTATCGTGTCTTGCCATTACTGAAAATGGAGAAAGAAGATGTAAAAGAGCTGAAGAAAAAAATATCATCTGGTGCTACACTCCGCAAATACTGGAAAAAGCTATACTCTGCTACAAATGTGCAAAATGTGAGAAACTTCTTGTTTGAGCCGGTCATTGAAGATATTCGTAATACGATTAAAAAACATGATGGCTTGGACGACCAGACACAGCAATGGCTGGATACCTACAAGGCAGCTCTCATGGAGACAGCAGAAGCCTTGAAGAGCTACTACGCCCCCAAAGACTACCAGCGTTCACTGGATATCTCGAGAGAGCTGACGAGGGTGAAGCCGCATTTGATGACAACAGATAACCTCAGCCAAGCAGCGATTAGAACGATGCGCGCCACTCCAGAGGTACACAGCGTCCTCGTGGGGATGAGACGTGAGCATTATGTAGAGGATGTACTCATAGAATTGAAGAGACCTCTAGATACGATCATGCAAGAAGAAGACTGGCACACGATGACCCAAACCCTTAAAGCAATTATTAGCTAA
- a CDS encoding ABC transporter permease, translating into MPGFVIIREWKELFAARSVLITNLAAPFVILVVALITTVFAQNGKMEFILNLMKLTNPLLNMAGEDGHIAIARFYFLLFLIVPAMIPLTFATTSIIMEKMTGTLESVLVTPISTKEFLLGKVLAYSLPSIALTWVVQLIFLGFIFATFDNASEYFSIVFILAMLLLVPFISIISVSMSVIVSSKVDNVAAAQQFGAILVLPIIGLAVSQVIFLSMMSNPVIYLGMVTLCAVVALILFQTSIKVFDREHIISKWK; encoded by the coding sequence ATGCCGGGATTTGTTATTATCCGGGAATGGAAGGAGCTTTTCGCTGCACGCTCCGTATTGATTACCAATCTTGCTGCACCATTCGTTATATTGGTTGTCGCTCTGATCACCACAGTATTTGCCCAAAACGGTAAGATGGAGTTCATCCTTAACCTGATGAAATTGACCAATCCCCTCCTTAACATGGCAGGTGAAGATGGTCATATTGCCATTGCCCGCTTCTATTTCCTCTTGTTCCTGATCGTACCGGCGATGATCCCCTTAACATTCGCCACGACGAGCATCATCATGGAAAAAATGACAGGAACATTGGAAAGCGTACTGGTCACCCCAATTTCCACCAAGGAGTTTTTGCTGGGTAAGGTCCTAGCTTACTCCTTGCCTTCCATCGCTTTGACCTGGGTGGTCCAGCTAATCTTTCTAGGGTTCATCTTTGCAACCTTTGACAATGCCAGCGAGTATTTTTCCATCGTATTTATTCTCGCGATGCTCCTGCTGGTTCCATTTATTTCGATTATCAGTGTATCCATGAGCGTCATTGTTTCCTCCAAGGTTGACAACGTCGCAGCAGCCCAACAATTTGGTGCCATACTGGTGCTGCCAATCATCGGACTTGCTGTCAGTCAGGTCATCTTCCTTTCCATGATGAGCAATCCGGTAATCTATCTGGGAATGGTTACGCTTTGTGCGGTGGTTGCCCTGATCTTGTTCCAGACAAGTATTAAAGTGTTTGATCGCGAGCATATCATCAGCAAGTGGAAATAA
- a CDS encoding ABC transporter ATP-binding protein produces the protein MEPAIVIKDLKKSFGDKKVLDGISLSIPKGTIFGLLGPNGAGKTTSLRILSCLIEPTSGEVTILGHQISKNKEEIRKKIGCVTESPGVYDKLSLLDNLEFFASCYQMPKAKRASRIEYLLRQFDLWDRRNDPAGRLSKGMKQKLSIVCAILHDPEVLFLDEVTANLDPVSTRKLKDLIREWAASGKTIIFCSHILAEIDELCHEFAIIKGQVIRLTTPQKFREEWTTYNVLLDVGADTHKSEQIIKAAEEVETYKRTEDQFHLRVANPKDSNPQLIKKLVAADITVNYIAPISVSLEDSYLSLLNQEKEAI, from the coding sequence ATGGAGCCTGCAATCGTCATTAAGGATCTCAAAAAATCATTTGGAGACAAAAAAGTTCTCGATGGCATTTCCCTCTCGATTCCCAAAGGTACGATTTTTGGTCTACTTGGACCTAATGGAGCTGGAAAAACAACCTCCCTTCGAATCCTGTCCTGCCTTATTGAGCCTACGTCAGGAGAAGTCACCATTCTCGGTCACCAAATCAGCAAAAATAAAGAAGAGATTCGCAAAAAAATTGGTTGCGTAACAGAATCTCCCGGGGTGTATGACAAGCTTTCTCTGTTGGACAACCTGGAATTCTTCGCCTCCTGCTACCAAATGCCCAAAGCGAAGCGGGCTTCACGCATCGAGTATTTGCTGCGCCAGTTCGATTTGTGGGACAGAAGAAACGATCCTGCTGGCAGATTGTCAAAAGGAATGAAACAAAAACTTTCGATTGTTTGCGCGATTTTACACGATCCAGAGGTGCTTTTCTTAGACGAGGTCACAGCCAATCTCGACCCTGTCAGCACTCGGAAGCTGAAAGACCTGATTCGCGAGTGGGCTGCGTCTGGAAAGACGATCATCTTTTGCTCACATATCCTGGCAGAAATTGATGAGTTATGTCATGAGTTCGCCATCATTAAGGGTCAAGTAATTCGTTTAACGACCCCACAGAAGTTCCGCGAAGAGTGGACCACCTACAATGTGCTTCTTGACGTAGGAGCGGATACGCATAAGTCGGAACAGATTATTAAAGCCGCCGAGGAAGTGGAGACGTATAAGCGCACCGAAGACCAGTTCCACCTGAGGGTAGCCAATCCGAAGGACTCGAACCCACAGCTAATCAAAAAGCTGGTCGCAGCGGATATTACGGTCAATTACATAGCTCCCATCTCCGTGTCACTGGAGGACTCCTATCTCAGCTTGTTGAACCAAGAAAAGGAGGCGATCTAG